Proteins from a genomic interval of Clostridia bacterium:
- a CDS encoding DUF4186 domain-containing protein: MTIDEALNRLQRSAFRSKFHLSEKDRLYISEKGMDTIRSHAADFIRKRLALAHIPNDGRQTPMRGHPVFAAQHACACCCRSCLYKWYRVPKDRALTENEQERIVNLLMKWIEREYARG; encoded by the coding sequence ATGACTATTGACGAAGCGCTTAACAGACTGCAGCGATCCGCTTTTCGCTCAAAATTTCATCTGAGCGAAAAGGACAGGCTGTATATATCGGAAAAAGGTATGGACACGATCCGCTCACACGCCGCCGATTTTATAAGGAAGCGGCTTGCTTTGGCCCATATCCCGAACGACGGGAGGCAAACGCCGATGCGCGGGCATCCCGTATTCGCCGCTCAGCACGCATGTGCGTGCTGCTGCAGGAGCTGCCTTTACAAATGGTACCGCGTCCCCAAAGATCGGGCGCTTACAGAGAACGAACAGGAACGCATCGTGAACCTCTTGATGAAATGGATAGAACGGGAATATGCGCGCGGTTAG
- a CDS encoding iron-containing alcohol dehydrogenase — translation MVFTEFKTNPMFVLGPGALYEIRRLTHHLGERFLVVTACGPITEQAVSMVKQSFDNPMADNCQKANMKYKRALAQAQKYDAQGKKPYYEFIDCEGWQVTRANIAKVAERAKEMKAEVIIGIGGGKALDLARGAHHITGSKVALCPTVAASNAAATTLNVVYNDEGSQIVEAGIMDYHPNLLLADTSLLIQAPPHMLVAGIGDCIGSALETDVATMEHARRHKVLDVSYWSNEITKQIFYEHGYAAVKAAEAHELNFSFESVIAQIVHINGPQWGIQNTDFAHILDNALLCFPSVRKLMHGYVIGYACVPLLVYMDASLEEIYKYVDFAKSIGLPVTLEEMGLENVTAEEFKEPAQIAVNSVTYAISDSLLQADDLYRCMKVGDKIVCDYLAKKK, via the coding sequence ATGGTTTTTACGGAATTTAAAACTAATCCTATGTTCGTACTGGGGCCCGGCGCGCTTTATGAGATACGCAGGCTCACGCATCATCTGGGCGAGCGCTTCTTAGTCGTTACGGCTTGCGGCCCTATAACAGAGCAGGCCGTTTCGATGGTGAAGCAGAGCTTCGACAATCCGATGGCGGACAACTGTCAAAAGGCGAACATGAAGTACAAGCGCGCTTTGGCACAGGCGCAGAAGTACGACGCTCAGGGCAAAAAGCCGTATTACGAGTTCATCGACTGCGAGGGCTGGCAGGTAACGCGCGCCAACATAGCCAAGGTCGCCGAACGCGCAAAAGAAATGAAGGCCGAAGTAATAATCGGCATAGGCGGCGGCAAGGCGCTTGACCTTGCGCGCGGCGCGCATCATATCACCGGCAGCAAGGTGGCGCTCTGTCCCACCGTGGCGGCGTCGAATGCGGCGGCTACCACGCTGAACGTCGTTTACAACGACGAAGGCTCCCAGATAGTCGAGGCCGGCATAATGGATTATCACCCCAACCTGCTTTTAGCCGACACATCGCTTCTTATACAGGCTCCGCCTCATATGCTCGTTGCGGGCATAGGCGACTGCATCGGCAGCGCGCTCGAGACCGACGTGGCAACGATGGAGCACGCGCGCAGACATAAGGTGCTCGACGTGTCCTACTGGTCGAACGAGATAACGAAGCAGATATTCTACGAGCACGGCTACGCTGCCGTTAAGGCCGCCGAGGCGCACGAACTCAACTTCTCATTTGAGTCGGTCATAGCTCAGATAGTTCACATAAACGGCCCTCAGTGGGGCATACAGAACACCGACTTCGCGCACATCCTTGACAACGCTCTTTTGTGCTTCCCGTCCGTAAGAAAGCTCATGCACGGCTACGTCATCGGATACGCCTGCGTTCCGCTGCTCGTTTATATGGACGCTTCTCTCGAGGAGATATATAAGTACGTCGATTTTGCAAAGAGCATCGGCCTGCCCGTAACTTTGGAGGAGATGGGACTTGAAAACGTCACGGCCGAGGAATTCAAGGAACCCGCCCAGATCGCCGTAAACTCAGTCACCTACGCCATATCCGATTCGCTTCTACAGGCCGACGACCTTTACAGATGCATGAAGGTCGGCGACAAGATAGTCTGCGATTACCTTGCAAAGAAGAAGTAA
- a CDS encoding alcohol dehydrogenase catalytic domain-containing protein yields the protein MKAIYQAETCKLGMNENFPDPVKDGKRPIMKVEYCGICGSDVHSWEKEGDQLIKGLVLGHEFAGKIVDPGDRADLKVGDRVTCVPITPCGECEWCKSGRTFMCGHNLYSPGIFFPDKPGALAEYFQPLKSEYIKKVPDNVPLDVAAMVEPAGIGLRGCQAIDVGPGDKVLVAGGGIIGSMCANWAKALGADYVAMTELNPARAKMALEMGVVDDVFDPTEEGVEEKINPKIDGGYRAGGGFTKFIDCTGVAAAINFGMNLTKKAGKVSLVGVNWKPVPLMTIVALLHQLTLVGIMSSPTDNFDIILKAVSEGKFNLAQYKTKEINFDLGEIQAAYEELHDPKNEQLKIMVKVGEGE from the coding sequence ATGAAAGCAATTTATCAGGCAGAGACTTGTAAGCTCGGTATGAACGAGAATTTCCCGGATCCCGTAAAGGACGGAAAGAGACCGATAATGAAGGTAGAATACTGCGGCATCTGCGGCTCCGACGTACACAGCTGGGAGAAAGAGGGCGACCAGCTCATCAAGGGCCTCGTGCTCGGTCACGAGTTTGCGGGCAAGATAGTAGACCCCGGTGACAGAGCAGACCTTAAGGTAGGCGACAGAGTTACCTGCGTTCCGATCACTCCGTGCGGCGAATGCGAATGGTGCAAGTCCGGCAGAACGTTCATGTGCGGCCACAATCTGTATTCTCCCGGCATATTCTTCCCGGATAAGCCCGGCGCGCTTGCTGAATACTTCCAGCCGTTAAAGAGCGAATACATAAAGAAGGTTCCCGACAACGTACCGCTCGACGTAGCAGCTATGGTAGAGCCGGCCGGCATAGGACTCAGAGGCTGCCAGGCTATCGACGTAGGCCCCGGCGACAAGGTGCTCGTAGCCGGCGGCGGCATCATCGGCTCGATGTGCGCAAACTGGGCAAAGGCCCTCGGCGCAGACTACGTAGCAATGACCGAGCTCAACCCCGCACGCGCAAAGATGGCGCTTGAGATGGGGGTTGTTGACGACGTTTTCGATCCCACCGAGGAAGGCGTTGAGGAGAAGATAAATCCGAAGATAGACGGCGGATACAGAGCAGGCGGCGGCTTTACGAAGTTCATCGACTGCACCGGCGTTGCCGCTGCAATAAACTTCGGCATGAACTTAACGAAGAAGGCCGGCAAGGTGTCGCTCGTAGGCGTAAACTGGAAGCCCGTTCCGCTCATGACGATAGTTGCGCTTCTGCATCAGCTCACGCTCGTAGGCATCATGTCCTCTCCGACAGACAACTTCGACATAATCTTAAAGGCCGTATCCGAGGGCAAGTTCAATCTGGCTCAGTACAAGACGAAGGAGATAAACTTCGATCTGGGCGAGATACAGGCCGCTTACGAGGAGCTCCACGATCCGAAGAACGAGCAGCTCAAGATCATGGTAAAAGTAGGCGAAGGCGAATAA